One Numenius arquata chromosome 13, bNumArq3.hap1.1, whole genome shotgun sequence genomic region harbors:
- the SDR42E1 gene encoding short-chain dehydrogenase/reductase family 42E member 1, giving the protein MEPENTAKETVLITGGGGYFGFRLGCAVYQKGVDVILFDVVKPLQTVPEGIKFMQGDVCCLSELEEALRDVICVFHIASYGMSGREQLNRKLIEDVNVKGTENVIQACKSTGVSSLVYTSTYNVIFGGQIIENGDESLPYLPLHLHPDHYSRTKSVAEMKILEANGAELGNGKGVLRTCALRPAGIYGPGEQRHLPRIVSYIERGLFKFVYGDPLSLVEFVHVDNLVQAHILASEALKANKKHIAAGQAYFISDGRPVNNFEFFRPLVEGLGYKFPTCRLPLSLVYFFAFLTEIVHFLVGHVYNFQPLLTRTEVYKTGVTHYFSMEKARNELGYEPQQYSLNEVVEWFRSQGCGSKPRKYTTVHLVRDGGLLLLLIAVMVSWFPAAVTLSL; this is encoded by the coding sequence TTTAGGTTGTGCCGTATACCAGAAGGGAGTTGATGTGATTCTCTTTGATGTCGTGAAGCCACTTCAAACCGTGCCAGAGGGAATAAAGTTCATGCAAGGGGATGTCTGTTGCCTGTCTGAACTGGAAGAGGCTCTCAGAGATGTAATCTGCGTATTCCATATTGCTTCCTATGGAATGTCTGGCAGGGAGCAGCTGAACCGAAAACTTATAGAAGATGTTAAtgtgaaaggaacagaaaatgtcaTCCAAGCCTGCAAAAGCACAGGAGTGTCGAGTCTGGTTTATACAAGCACATATAACGTGATATTTGGAGGCCAGATTATAGAAAATGGGGACGAATCTCTCCCTTACCTACCTCTTCACCTTCATCCAGATCACTACTCCCGGACCAAATCTGTAGCTGAAATGAAGATACTGGAGGCAAACGGTGCTGAGCTTGGAAATGGGAAAGGTGTGTTAAGGACCTGTGCTCTCCGACCAGCAGGCATCTATGGGCCTGGAGAACAAAGACATCTCCCGAGAATAGTTAGTTACATTGAAAGGGGACTGTTTAAATTTGTATATGGAGATCCTCTTAGTTTAGTAGAATTTGTGCATGTCGACAATCTGGTTCAGGCTCATATCCTTGCCTCTGAGGCCCTCAAAGCCAACAAAAAGCACATAGCTGCAGGCCAAGCCTATTTTATTTCAGATGGCAGGCCtgtaaataattttgaatttttcagacCGTTAGTGGAAGGTTTGGGTTACAAGTTCCCGACCTGTCgtcttcctctctcccttgtcTATTTTTTTGCATTCCTTACTGAAATAGTTCATTTCCTTGTAGGTCACGTTTATAattttcagcctctcctcactcGCACAGAGGTTTACAAAACTGGGGTCACGCATTATTTTAGCATGGAGAAGGCCAGAAATGAGCTGGGGTATGAGCCCCAGCAATACAGCCTGAATGAGGTGGTCGAGTGGTTTAGATCTCAGGGATGCGGATCGAAGCCGAGGAAATACACCACTGTGCATCTTGTGAGGGATGGAGGATTGCTCTTGCTGCTGATTGCTGTGATGGTCTCATGGTTTCCAGCTGCAGTTACACTGTCActctga